A window of Malania oleifera isolate guangnan ecotype guangnan chromosome 5, ASM2987363v1, whole genome shotgun sequence contains these coding sequences:
- the LOC131155244 gene encoding probable 1-acyl-sn-glycerol-3-phosphate acyltransferase 5, with product MEVYKPFSTNKGQKHRALTPIRALRGLICLVVLFSTAFVMLVFCGFMTAVVLRLFSIHYSRKATSFFFGAWLALWPFLFEKINKTRVIFSGENIAAEERVLIIANHRTEVDWMYLWDLALRKQCHGYMKYILKSSLMKLPVFGWGFHILEFISVERRWELDESTMRQMLSSFKDRRDPLWLVLFPEGTDFTEQKCIKSQKYAAENGLPLLKNVLLPKTKGFCACLEDLRCSLDAVYDVTIAYKPRCPFFLDNVLGVNPSEVHMHIRRIPLKNIPTSEDEAIAWLMDAFHVKDQLLSDFYSQGHFPHQGTEGDLSSLKCYVNFTAVFALTCMCMFLTFFSSIWFRMYVSLACAYLASATYFNIRPLPMVRFMKTILSRSP from the exons ATGGAAGTTTACAAACCTTTCAGTACAAACAAGGGACAGAAACATCGTGCTTTAACTCCAATAAGGGCATTGAGAGGCTTAATATGTTTAGTTGTGCTATTTTCAACAGCATTTGTAATGCTAGTGTTCTGTGGCTTCATGACTGCTGTTGTTTTGCGACTTTTTAGCATACATTATAGCAGGAAAGCAACATCCTTCTTTTTTGGTGCTTGGCTCGCTTTGTGGCCAtttctatttgaaaaaataaacaaGACTAGAGTGATATTTTCCGGAGAAAATATTGCAGCAGAAGAACGTGTTTTGATTATTGCGAACCATAGAACTGAGGTTGACTGGATGTACTTGTGGGATCTTGCATTGCGGAAGCAATGCCATGGATACATGAAGTATATCCTTAAGAGCAGTTTGATGAAATTACCTGTATTTGGATGGGGGTTTCATATCTTAGAGTTTATTTCAGTGGAGAGGAGATGGGAGCTGGATGAATCAACCATGCGCCAAATGCTTTCATCTTTTAAAGACCGTCGAGATCCCCTTTGGCTTGTTCTTTTCCCAGAAGGCACCGATTTTAC CGAACAGAAGTGCATTAAAAGTCAAAAATATGCTGCTGAAAACGGTTTACCTTTGCTAAAGAATGTGTTGCTTCCAAAAACAAAGGGTTTCTGCGCTTGCTTGGAAGATTTGAGATGCTCCTTGGATGCAG TTTATGATGTAACCATTGCATACAAACCTCGCTGCCCATTTTTCTTGGACAATGTTTTGGGAGTGAACCCTTCTGAGGTTCATATGCACATTCGACGAATCCCCCTTAAAAATATTCCAACATCTGAAGATGAAGCTATTGCTTGGTTGATGGACGCTTTCCATGTCAAGGACCAGTTGCTTTCTGATTTCTATTCTCAAGGCCATTTCCCTCACCAAGGAACAGAAGGAGACCTCTCCTCATTGAAGTGCTATGTGAATTTCACGGCTGTTTTTGCCTTGACTTGCATGTGTATGTTCTTGACCTTTTTCTCTTCTATCTGGTTTAGAATGTATGTCTCTTTAGCCTGTGCATACCTGGCTTCTGCTACCTATTTCAATATTCGACCATTGCCAATGGTTCGCTTCATGAAAACAATCCTTAGTCGCAGTCCTTGA